In Lacrimispora indolis DSM 755, a genomic segment contains:
- the pstA gene encoding phosphate ABC transporter permease PstA: protein MTNDIIIPVQKNSAAAHSIYNRKNRISDSVLTVLIYLCASISILVLIGIMGYVFVRGISQINVEFLTSVPSTIRGTFGILGNIVNTLYVVAITLLIATPLGVGAAIYLNEYAKGGKVVRIIEFTTETLSGIPSIIFGLFGYVFFGITLGLGYSILTGALTLSIMVLPLITRTTQEALKTVPESYRSGALGIGATKWYMIRTILLPSAMPGIVTGIILAIGRIVGESAALLFTAGSGYLLPRDFFGKIFESGGTLTIQLYLCMQKAKYDQAFGIAVVLLVIVLAINGLAKFLSHKFNTEVKES from the coding sequence ATGACAAATGATATTATCATCCCTGTTCAAAAAAATTCTGCTGCAGCACACAGCATTTATAACCGGAAAAACCGGATCTCTGATTCTGTCTTAACGGTTCTCATTTACTTATGCGCTTCCATCTCCATTCTGGTTTTAATCGGTATCATGGGCTATGTCTTTGTCCGGGGCATTTCCCAGATCAACGTAGAATTCTTAACCAGCGTGCCAAGTACCATCAGGGGAACCTTTGGCATCCTGGGAAATATTGTAAACACTTTATATGTTGTGGCCATTACCTTATTGATCGCCACTCCTTTAGGAGTTGGTGCAGCCATTTATCTAAATGAATATGCAAAAGGCGGAAAAGTGGTCCGCATCATCGAGTTCACCACAGAGACCTTATCAGGTATCCCTTCCATCATCTTCGGCTTATTTGGCTATGTATTTTTCGGGATCACCCTGGGCCTTGGTTATTCCATTCTCACCGGTGCATTGACCTTGTCCATCATGGTCCTTCCTCTCATCACCAGGACCACACAGGAAGCCTTAAAGACTGTACCGGAAAGCTACCGCTCCGGCGCTTTGGGCATTGGTGCAACCAAATGGTATATGATCCGGACCATCCTGCTTCCAAGCGCCATGCCCGGCATTGTGACCGGAATCATCCTGGCCATCGGCCGTATCGTGGGAGAATCCGCTGCCCTTCTCTTTACGGCAGGAAGCGGTTATCTTCTTCCCAGGGACTTTTTCGGAAAAATATTTGAATCAGGCGGCACCCTGACGATTCAGCTTTACCTATGCATGCAAAAGGCTAAATACGATCAGGCCTTCGGAATTGCCGTTGTCCTTCTGGTCATTGTACTGGCAATAAACGGACTTGCAAAATTTCTGTCTCATAAATTCAATACGGAGGTTAAAGAATCGTGA
- the pstC gene encoding phosphate ABC transporter permease subunit PstC: protein MRPKSYSIFSGHGSKSGVEHAAEVIFTVCGFFAVLAVASITLYMIISGTPALFKVGILDILFGTIWKPEAASPSFGILYVILTSIMGTAMAILIGVPIGVMTAVFLAEVAPERLTNIVRPAVELLAGIPSVIYGLLGILILNPIMYKLELKIFAGSSTHQFTGGANLISAVLVLSLMILPTVINISETALRAVPQHLRSASLALGATKIQTIFNAVLPAAKSGIITAIVLGTGRAIGEAMAISLVSGSAVNLPLPFNSVRFLTTAIVSEMSYSAGLHKQVLFTIGLVLFAFIMLINITLNNLLKKGEERHDK, encoded by the coding sequence ATGCGTCCAAAGTCTTATTCCATATTTAGCGGCCACGGAAGTAAATCAGGGGTAGAACATGCTGCAGAGGTTATCTTTACTGTCTGCGGCTTCTTTGCTGTTCTGGCAGTGGCCTCCATCACTCTGTACATGATCATAAGCGGCACTCCGGCTTTATTTAAGGTGGGTATCCTGGATATACTGTTCGGAACCATCTGGAAGCCGGAAGCCGCTTCTCCAAGCTTTGGCATCCTTTATGTTATCCTGACCTCCATCATGGGAACAGCCATGGCGATTTTAATCGGCGTTCCCATTGGCGTCATGACTGCTGTTTTCCTGGCGGAAGTGGCCCCTGAAAGGCTTACCAATATCGTGCGTCCGGCAGTGGAGCTGTTAGCCGGCATCCCTTCTGTTATTTATGGTTTGCTTGGTATCCTGATTTTAAATCCTATCATGTATAAGCTGGAATTAAAAATATTTGCAGGCTCTTCCACCCATCAGTTTACGGGAGGTGCCAATTTAATTTCTGCTGTTTTAGTGCTGTCCTTAATGATTCTTCCCACTGTTATCAATATCAGCGAAACGGCCCTACGGGCTGTGCCGCAGCACTTAAGAAGCGCTTCCCTGGCCCTTGGTGCCACCAAGATCCAGACCATTTTCAATGCGGTTCTGCCGGCGGCAAAATCCGGTATCATCACCGCAATCGTCCTTGGAACAGGGCGGGCAATTGGCGAGGCAATGGCCATCAGCCTGGTGTCGGGAAGCGCAGTAAATCTTCCGCTTCCTTTTAACTCAGTCCGCTTCCTGACAACGGCCATTGTTTCGGAAATGTCTTATTCCGCCGGGCTTCACAAACAGGTGCTTTTTACCATTGGCCTTGTCCTGTTTGCATTTATCATGCTCATTAACATTACCCTTAATAATCTGTTAAAGAAAGGAGAGGAACGTCATGACAAATGA
- a CDS encoding phosphate ABC transporter substrate-binding protein — MKKNIVKALALAGLAVLTMGTLAGCGSSNNAETQAPSTTTAAGASTETTSAGTTAAKEEASADLKGSISMVGSTSMEKFATALSEVFMEKYPNVTVQAEFVGSGAGIEAVTNGSADIGNSSRNLKEEEIAKGVTENIVAIDGIAVVSDPANTVEDLTKDQLINVYNGTTTNWKDLGGADQPIVVIGRESGSGTRSAFEELLKLEDACKYSNELDSTGAVMAKVASTPGSIGYVSLDVLDDTVSTLKLEGIEPTPENIKAGSYFLSRPFVMATKGEISEQSDLVKALFDYIYSGDGTELVKSVGLIPAN, encoded by the coding sequence ATGAAAAAAAATATTGTTAAAGCACTTGCATTAGCTGGATTGGCAGTTCTTACTATGGGAACTTTAGCTGGCTGCGGCAGCAGCAATAATGCAGAGACACAGGCTCCTAGTACTACAACTGCGGCTGGCGCTTCCACTGAGACCACCTCTGCAGGAACCACGGCTGCCAAAGAAGAGGCCTCTGCCGACTTAAAAGGATCTATCAGCATGGTTGGTTCTACTTCTATGGAGAAGTTCGCAACCGCTTTAAGTGAAGTTTTTATGGAAAAATATCCGAATGTTACCGTACAGGCCGAATTCGTTGGATCCGGCGCAGGAATCGAAGCAGTGACCAATGGCTCCGCTGATATCGGCAATTCTTCCCGTAACTTAAAAGAGGAAGAAATAGCAAAAGGTGTTACTGAAAACATCGTTGCAATTGACGGCATTGCAGTTGTCTCTGATCCTGCCAATACTGTTGAAGATTTAACCAAAGATCAGCTGATCAACGTTTACAATGGTACAACCACCAACTGGAAAGACTTAGGCGGAGCAGATCAGCCCATCGTTGTCATTGGACGTGAGTCCGGTTCCGGTACAAGAAGCGCTTTTGAAGAGCTGTTAAAGCTGGAAGATGCCTGCAAATACAGCAACGAACTGGACAGCACCGGTGCCGTTATGGCAAAGGTCGCTTCCACTCCAGGCTCCATCGGTTATGTTTCTCTGGACGTTCTTGATGACACCGTTAGTACCTTAAAGCTGGAGGGCATAGAGCCTACTCCGGAAAACATCAAAGCCGGTTCCTATTTCTTAAGCCGTCCATTTGTTATGGCAACCAAGGGAGAGATTTCCGAGCAGAGCGATCTGGTGAAAGCATTGTTTGACTATATCTATTCCGGTGACGGAACCGAGTTAGTAAAATCTGTTGGTTTAATCCCGGCAAACTAG